The Mycobacterium sp. 3519A genome contains a region encoding:
- a CDS encoding homocitrate synthase — MTISSSISSATNSFAARVTGLLPRGLRQEADTMTFEAFHNEYASSQGPLRLGNWHCTDAERPSSRLGPHPRHYQATLAVGDRISTSSAAAYGPVAALTEMLYERGIAVEMTAFHQVPADGHTATFVQGSDGARSEWAMGWSDDPTQSALRAVIACANRLLTDA; from the coding sequence ATGACAATCTCTTCCTCAATCTCTTCGGCAACCAACTCGTTCGCGGCCCGGGTGACCGGCCTGCTGCCACGCGGCCTGCGCCAGGAGGCCGACACGATGACTTTCGAGGCGTTCCACAACGAGTACGCGTCCAGCCAGGGACCGCTGCGGCTCGGCAATTGGCACTGCACCGATGCCGAGCGGCCGTCGTCCCGGCTGGGCCCGCACCCCCGCCACTACCAAGCCACGCTGGCGGTCGGTGACCGCATCAGCACGTCGTCGGCCGCGGCCTACGGCCCGGTCGCGGCGCTGACCGAGATGCTCTACGAACGAGGCATCGCGGTGGAAATGACGGCGTTCCACCAAGTTCCGGCCGACGGGCACACCGCGACGTTCGTGCAGGGTTCCGACGGCGCCCGGTCCGAGTGGGCGATGGGTTGGTCCGACGATCCGACGCAGTCGGCGCTGCGCGCGGTCATCGCCTGCGCGAACCGCCTTCTGACGGACGCCTAG
- a CDS encoding cytochrome P450, translating into MATISTKDYLLDQAKRRLKPTPVTIPGMGLAEKRLRKHEFKQFALAQPPAGSGLKAVTGDSGLPIIGHLIEFFRLGPDYALEIYRKYGPIHYNHSPALSAVAALGPDATQAVFSNRNKEFSQRAWDPVIGPFFDRGLMLLDFDEHMFHRRIMQEAFTRTRLSGYVEHIDSVASHVVGNDWVANDSRFLFHPAAKELTLDIASVVFMGHEPGTDKELVTTINQAFTTTTRAGNAIIRKPVKPLTWWRGIEARKTLENYFSARLAETRGHERTDMLSVLCQAEDEDGQRFSDDAIVAHMIFLMMAAHDTSTSTMTTMAYHLAANPEWQDRCRDESARIGDGPLDIEALEKLETYDLVINEALRMVTPLPMNFRRAVRDIDLLGYFIPAGTDVVTWPSLNHRLPELWTNPDKFDPERFAEPRSEHKKHRYAFAPFGGGAHKCIGMVFGQLEIKTVMHRLLRQYRLELPHPGYKPRYDYGGMPVPLDGMPIVLRPIR; encoded by the coding sequence ATGGCGACGATCAGCACCAAGGATTACCTGCTTGACCAGGCCAAGCGCCGATTGAAGCCGACGCCCGTCACGATCCCGGGCATGGGTCTGGCCGAGAAGCGGCTCCGCAAGCACGAATTCAAACAGTTCGCGCTGGCACAGCCACCCGCGGGCAGCGGCCTCAAGGCGGTCACCGGCGATTCGGGTTTGCCGATCATCGGCCACCTGATCGAGTTCTTCCGCCTTGGACCCGACTACGCACTGGAGATCTACCGCAAGTACGGTCCGATCCACTACAACCATTCGCCGGCGCTCTCCGCGGTGGCCGCGCTTGGCCCCGACGCCACGCAGGCCGTCTTCTCCAACCGCAACAAAGAGTTCTCTCAGCGCGCCTGGGATCCCGTCATCGGACCATTCTTCGACCGCGGCCTGATGCTGCTCGACTTCGACGAGCACATGTTCCACCGCCGGATCATGCAGGAGGCGTTCACCCGCACACGGCTGTCCGGCTATGTCGAGCACATCGACTCGGTGGCCAGCCATGTGGTGGGCAACGACTGGGTTGCCAACGACTCGCGATTCCTCTTCCATCCGGCCGCCAAGGAACTCACCCTCGACATCGCGTCCGTGGTGTTCATGGGCCACGAGCCAGGCACCGACAAGGAACTGGTCACCACCATCAACCAGGCCTTCACCACCACCACGCGGGCAGGCAACGCGATCATCCGCAAGCCGGTGAAGCCGCTGACCTGGTGGCGCGGCATCGAGGCCCGTAAGACGCTGGAGAATTACTTCTCCGCCCGCCTCGCCGAGACGCGCGGCCACGAGCGCACGGACATGCTCAGCGTGCTGTGCCAGGCCGAAGACGAGGACGGCCAGCGGTTCAGCGACGACGCCATCGTCGCGCACATGATCTTCTTGATGATGGCGGCCCACGACACGTCGACGTCGACGATGACGACCATGGCCTACCACCTGGCCGCCAACCCGGAGTGGCAGGACCGCTGCCGCGACGAGTCGGCCCGGATCGGCGACGGCCCGCTGGACATCGAGGCGCTGGAGAAGCTGGAAACCTACGACCTGGTGATCAACGAGGCGTTGCGGATGGTCACGCCGCTGCCGATGAACTTCCGGCGGGCGGTGCGCGACATCGACCTGCTCGGCTACTTCATCCCGGCAGGCACCGATGTGGTGACGTGGCCGTCGCTCAACCACCGCCTGCCCGAACTGTGGACCAATCCGGACAAGTTCGATCCCGAGCGCTTCGCCGAACCCCGCTCCGAGCACAAGAAGCATCGGTACGCGTTCGCGCCGTTCGGCGGCGGTGCGCACAAATGCATCGGCATGGTCTTCGGTCAGTTGGAGATCAAGACCGTCATGCACCGCCTCTTGCGCCAGTACCGGTTGGAGCTTCCGCACCCGGGCTACAAGCCGCGCTACGACTACGGCGGGATGCCGGTACCGCTGGACGGCATGCCGATCGTGCTGCGCCCAATCCGCTGA
- a CDS encoding TetR/AcrR family transcriptional regulator — MSAQPAPQQVRRTRGDRQREAIVTAVRELLQERSFADLSVSTISERAGVARSGFYFYFDSKYAVLAAILADAGELLDELTHHFAPREPGETPAAFAKRMVGSAAAVYANDDPVLSACEVARYTDAQIREMMDDFYDSVIEKLITLLEQDPDARPISDDVPALVRTMAAVTTMTLTHDSTFIGRGQDPARAIDIVERLWLSAFWPDR; from the coding sequence ATGAGCGCCCAACCCGCCCCGCAGCAGGTCCGCCGCACCCGCGGCGACCGGCAACGTGAGGCGATCGTGACAGCCGTTCGCGAGCTACTGCAGGAGCGCTCGTTCGCCGATCTGTCGGTCAGCACGATCAGCGAACGGGCCGGTGTCGCCCGATCCGGCTTCTACTTCTACTTCGACTCCAAGTACGCGGTGCTCGCGGCGATCCTCGCCGACGCCGGCGAACTGCTCGACGAACTGACGCACCACTTCGCGCCGCGCGAGCCGGGGGAGACGCCCGCCGCGTTCGCAAAGCGCATGGTCGGGAGCGCGGCGGCGGTGTACGCCAACGACGATCCGGTGTTGTCGGCCTGCGAGGTCGCCCGCTATACCGACGCGCAGATCCGCGAGATGATGGACGACTTCTACGACAGCGTGATCGAGAAGCTCATCACCCTGCTCGAACAGGATCCCGACGCCCGCCCGATCTCCGACGACGTGCCCGCGCTGGTGCGCACGATGGCCGCGGTGACGACGATGACGCTGACGCACGACAGCACCTTCATCGGCCGCGGTCAGGATCCGGCGCGCGCCATCGACATCGTGGAGCGACTGTGGCTCAGTGCGTTCTGGCCTGACCGGTAG
- a CDS encoding SDR family oxidoreductase, which translates to MAGVFRESGFAGKRCFITGAASGIGRATALKLAAEGAELYLTDRDAEGLEKTVADARALGAEVPEYRVLDIASYDDVAAFADHIHANHAPMDVVMNIAGVSAWGTVDKLTHQHWKSMIDINLMGPIHVIEAFIPPMLAARTGGHLVNVSSAAGLVALPWHAAYSASKYGLRGLSEVLRFDLARYGIGVSVVVPGAVKTPLVQTVQIAGVDREDPNVKRWTDRFSGHAVSPERAADKILAGVRRNRFLIYTSADIRALYLFKRTAWWPYSVAMRQANVLFSRALRPSRV; encoded by the coding sequence ATGGCTGGCGTCTTCCGGGAAAGCGGCTTTGCGGGTAAGCGTTGTTTCATCACCGGAGCCGCCAGCGGCATCGGCCGGGCGACTGCGCTGAAGCTGGCCGCCGAGGGTGCCGAGTTGTACCTCACCGACCGTGACGCCGAGGGCTTGGAGAAGACGGTCGCCGACGCACGGGCGCTTGGCGCCGAGGTGCCCGAGTACCGGGTCCTCGACATCGCAAGCTATGACGACGTAGCCGCCTTCGCTGACCACATTCACGCAAACCACGCGCCGATGGACGTGGTGATGAACATCGCGGGCGTATCCGCTTGGGGCACAGTCGACAAGCTCACCCATCAGCACTGGAAGTCGATGATCGACATCAACCTGATGGGGCCGATTCACGTCATCGAGGCGTTCATTCCGCCGATGCTGGCCGCGCGCACCGGCGGGCACCTGGTCAACGTGTCGTCGGCGGCCGGCCTGGTCGCATTGCCGTGGCATGCGGCCTACAGCGCGAGCAAGTACGGCCTGCGCGGGTTGTCCGAAGTGCTCCGCTTCGACCTGGCCCGATACGGCATCGGGGTGTCGGTGGTGGTGCCCGGCGCGGTGAAAACGCCTCTGGTGCAGACGGTTCAGATCGCAGGGGTGGATCGCGAAGACCCGAACGTCAAGCGGTGGACCGACCGGTTCAGCGGGCACGCGGTGTCACCCGAACGCGCCGCCGACAAGATCCTCGCCGGCGTGCGTCGCAACCGCTTCCTGATCTACACCTCGGCGGACATCCGTGCGCTGTATCTGTTCAAGCGAA